In Cotesia glomerata isolate CgM1 linkage group LG1, MPM_Cglom_v2.3, whole genome shotgun sequence, one genomic interval encodes:
- the LOC123275266 gene encoding uncharacterized protein LOC123275266, translating into MNNNMQSKVAIKEEISGESDDINRDVLSTIREESGEGSGDDSVSIEPKEHNETCDTCNDSTLDEPKEMIYIEARKKLNKVNRISKSTLPPAPRTPSKSGVIRESSLGKFKDIQAIFERKLFGNKSPSSSSSGPRIKLSPNNIGKKFADYFTLHKSPRRSLNFLDVDKATTSKFDQKDN; encoded by the exons atgaataataatatgcaAAGCAAAGTTGCCATAAAAGAGGAAATAAGTGGTGAAAGTGATGATATCAACCGTGATGTGCTTTCAACCATTAGAGAGGAGTCTGGAGAAGGTTCTGGAGACGACTCGGTTAGCATTGAGCCCAAGGAACACAATGAAACATGTGATACATGTAATGATTCGACCCTCGACGAGCCAAAGGAAATGATTTACATTGAAGCTCGCAAGAAATTGAACAAAGTCAATCGTATTTCCAAGAGCACTCTACCGCCGGCCCCAAGGACTCCTTCAAAGAGTGGCGTCATCCGAGAATCCAGTCTGGGAAAGTTCAAAGATATACAAGCTATCTTTGAGCGCAAGCTTTTTGGTAACAAATCGCCTTCGTCGTCTTCGTCTGGACCCAGGATTAAATTGTCGCCAAATAATATTGGGAAGAAATTCGCAGATTATTTTACGCTGCACAAATCTCCTCGTCGCTCGCTCAATTTCTtgg atgttgACAAGGCAACAACTTCAAAATTTGATCAAAaggataattaa